CATCCCCATGCGCGTTTCGCCGGCAAGGTGGCGCTGGTGGCAGGCGCGGGCACGTCGGCGCCCGGCTGGAGCATCGGCAAGGCCAGCTGCGTGACGCTGGCGCGCCAAGGTGCGGCCATCATCGCGCTGGACGCCAACCTGACCGCCGCCGAAGAGGCCGCGCATGAAGTCGAATCGGCCGGCGGCCGCGCGCTGGCGGTGCAGGCCGACGTGGCTGATGCGGACGCGATGCAGGCGGCGGTCGACGCGGCGTTGAGCCGCTTTGGCCGCATCGACATCCTGCAGGCCAACGCGGGCATCGGCAAGGTCGGCGGCCCCGAAGACATCTCGATCGCGGACTGGGACCGCATCCAGCAGGTGAACGTGACCAGCCTCTTGATCGCCACGCGGCTGCTGGCGCCCGTCATGCGCGCGCAGGGCGGCGGCGCCATCGTGGCCGTCTCTTCCATTGCGGGCATCCGGTACACCGGCTATCCGCATCTGGCCTACAGCGTCAGCAAGGCCGCGGTGATTCACTTTGCGCGCATGGCCGCACAGCAATATGCCGCGGACCGCATCCGCGTGAACACGGTCATTCCCGGACTGATCGATACGCCCCGCGTCGCCGGCAACGTCGCCAAGATGTTCGATGCGAACGACCTGGACGCCGCGCGCGCGGCGCGCGACCGGCAGGTGCCGATGGGACGCATGGGTACGCCGTGGGAAGTCGCCAATGCGGTGGCCTTCCTGGCGTCAGATGATGCGTCCTACATCACCGGCACCGAACTGCTCGTGGACGGCGGCCTGACGGGCAAGTACGCCTAGGCCTGCGGGGCTTACTCGGCCTTGATGTTGCCGCGCTGGACCACGGCGGTCCACTTGGCCACGTCGTCGCGGATGCGCTTTGCGAATTCGGCCGGCGTGCTGCCGACCGGCTGAAAGCCCAACCCGGCCAGCTTGTCGCGCAGCGCGCCGTTGCGCACGGATTCGCCCAGCGTCTGCGACAGGCGTTCGATGATCGGCTCGGGCACGCCAGCCGGCGCAATCACGCCGAACAGCGGCGAGATATCCACACCCGGCAGCCCCGCTTCGGCAAACGTCGGCACGTCAGGCAACTGGCTGGTGCGTTGCGGGCTGGTGACCGCCAGCGCGCGCAGCTTGCCGGCCTTGATGTGTTCGAGCAGCGTGGGCACGGTGGCAAAGCCGAACTGCACCTGGCCGCCCAAGAGGTCGGTGATCACGGTGCCGCCGCCGCGATACGGCACGTGCAGCACATCCACGCCTGCCTGCTGGCGCAGTTGCTCGCCGGCCAGATGCGGCCCGCTGCCCACGCCGGCCGATCCGAACGACAACGTGCCCGGCTGCGACTTGGCCAGCGCCAGGAACGACGCAATGTCCGTCGCCTTGACCGACGGGTGCACCACCATGACGAAGGGCGCCGTCGCCATCAGCGAGATCGGCGCGAAGTCCTTGATGGCGTCGTACGGCTGGCGGTCGCCCAGCAACGCGGGATTGATGGTGAACGTGGAGTCGACCATCCCGATGGTGTAGCCGT
The DNA window shown above is from Achromobacter spanius and carries:
- a CDS encoding SDR family NAD(P)-dependent oxidoreductase, translated to MSAESGVPHPHARFAGKVALVAGAGTSAPGWSIGKASCVTLARQGAAIIALDANLTAAEEAAHEVESAGGRALAVQADVADADAMQAAVDAALSRFGRIDILQANAGIGKVGGPEDISIADWDRIQQVNVTSLLIATRLLAPVMRAQGGGAIVAVSSIAGIRYTGYPHLAYSVSKAAVIHFARMAAQQYAADRIRVNTVIPGLIDTPRVAGNVAKMFDANDLDAARAARDRQVPMGRMGTPWEVANAVAFLASDDASYITGTELLVDGGLTGKYA
- a CDS encoding Bug family tripartite tricarboxylate transporter substrate binding protein; protein product: MHPSRRAFLINSAAMAAGAAVLPWSFAARAAQYPDKAVRLYIPYPPGAATDTLGRMAGQVYAEALGQPFVVENRGGGGTTIGTRALAVSAPDGYTIGMVDSTFTINPALLGDRQPYDAIKDFAPISLMATAPFVMVVHPSVKATDIASFLALAKSQPGTLSFGSAGVGSGPHLAGEQLRQQAGVDVLHVPYRGGGTVITDLLGGQVQFGFATVPTLLEHIKAGKLRALAVTSPQRTSQLPDVPTFAEAGLPGVDISPLFGVIAPAGVPEPIIERLSQTLGESVRNGALRDKLAGLGFQPVGSTPAEFAKRIRDDVAKWTAVVQRGNIKAE